A single Vulcanisaeta distributa DSM 14429 DNA region contains:
- a CDS encoding AAA family ATPase → MLFSIEPKSRREDLYDFNHELEMLMRFLRSSRLTLVTGLRRTGKTSLLKVALNEAGIDYVYVDVRLSLYASYRDVIDLFIQALNELLRRRSSIRDKIINALRGIEGLRISVNPPEISVRFRGKPRVSVADLLIRLNEVGGPVIIAIDEAQELRRVNWLRFDRLFAYIFDNLPNIRLALSGSQVGLLYDFLGLHDPKAPLFGRAYVEVKTRKLSPDESLDFLERGFNQLGINCPKNVLERAVETFDGIIGWLTYFGYTYSMRRSADFDEIMKDAVQLALNELRNLVSSLRSVRYAVILRVLAREPMPWRLIKRRLEDYEGREINAATVSELLGNLVDLGIVEKADDYYRISDPVYRLAAEYL, encoded by the coding sequence ATGTTATTTAGTATCGAACCTAAGAGCAGGAGAGAGGATCTCTATGATTTTAATCATGAACTGGAAATGCTTATGAGGTTCTTAAGGAGTTCGAGGTTAACGTTAGTTACTGGCCTTAGGAGGACTGGTAAGACATCGCTATTAAAGGTTGCACTTAATGAGGCTGGCATTGATTATGTATACGTAGACGTCAGGCTTAGCTTGTACGCAAGTTACCGTGACGTAATTGACTTATTCATACAGGCACTTAATGAACTTCTGCGTAGGAGGTCCTCGATTAGGGATAAGATAATTAATGCACTTAGAGGTATCGAGGGCCTAAGGATTTCCGTTAACCCGCCTGAAATTTCGGTTAGGTTTAGGGGTAAGCCACGGGTTAGTGTTGCCGACCTGCTCATTAGGCTTAATGAGGTTGGTGGGCCTGTGATAATAGCGATTGATGAGGCCCAGGAGTTGAGGAGGGTTAATTGGCTTAGGTTTGATAGGTTATTTGCTTACATCTTTGATAACTTGCCGAACATAAGGCTGGCACTATCGGGTTCGCAGGTCGGTCTCCTTTACGACTTCCTTGGGCTTCACGACCCGAAGGCGCCACTCTTCGGTAGGGCGTACGTGGAGGTTAAGACGAGGAAGCTAAGCCCTGACGAGTCTCTCGACTTCCTTGAGCGAGGCTTTAACCAATTAGGCATTAACTGCCCTAAGAACGTCCTCGAGAGGGCCGTGGAGACTTTCGATGGTATTATTGGTTGGTTAACGTACTTCGGCTATACATACTCAATGAGAAGGTCTGCTGACTTTGATGAAATAATGAAGGATGCGGTACAATTGGCGCTTAATGAGTTACGAAACCTAGTTTCCTCGCTTAGGAGTGTTAGGTATGCCGTGATTTTAAGGGTGTTGGCTAGGGAACCAATGCCCTGGAGGTTAATTAAGCGTAGGCTTGAGGATTATGAAGGCAGGGAAATAAATGCCGCAACGGTTTCCGAATTACTGGGTAATCTAGTGGACCTGGGCATTGTCGAGAAGGCTGATGATTACTATAGGATTTCCGACCCAGTGTACAGGCTCGCTGCCGAGTACCTGTAA
- a CDS encoding radical SAM protein: MDLIKYLEFKERLRNRLENELSEESIERARRDPHARRYPRPCGMTIHTGVGCTYSCTYCYIYDMGFPHRAVPYPLSGKELLYALTLNPYVVLGPGGTMLAIGSVTEPFLPETRERALEYIEVLGPLGNPLQISSKSVLSDDYIIRIREHAPRISFLETVVCLRDCRKIEPLAPDPVDRLRFAGRLVKAGINVSLFIRPIIPGITDRDAREILSMARELGVRSVVLGTLRVTAGIYERLRAVSIDLSLRLPGSKLGKEQVPIRARDLKDKISSIARGMGFRVYESACGANIEASGLGCYACKWGPCGDMSKLPNMDANEVNEFIKHLGYSGHVEQLRDNRIVIRLDRGDARRVEALLRELLRREVIIRGFARHRCLGSICSDFD; encoded by the coding sequence ATGGACCTAATTAAGTACTTGGAGTTCAAGGAGAGGCTGAGGAATAGGTTGGAGAATGAGTTGAGCGAGGAGTCGATAGAGAGGGCGAGAAGAGATCCGCATGCAAGGAGGTATCCAAGGCCGTGCGGCATGACGATACACACGGGGGTAGGCTGCACGTACTCATGCACCTACTGCTACATCTACGACATGGGGTTCCCGCACAGGGCCGTGCCATACCCACTAAGCGGTAAGGAATTGCTCTATGCATTGACACTAAACCCGTATGTGGTGCTTGGGCCTGGTGGTACGATGCTTGCCATCGGCTCCGTGACCGAGCCCTTCCTACCTGAAACCAGGGAGAGAGCCCTTGAGTATATCGAGGTCCTGGGCCCACTTGGTAATCCGCTACAGATCAGCTCTAAATCCGTCCTTAGCGATGATTACATAATTAGGATCAGGGAGCATGCGCCACGCATTAGCTTTCTCGAAACTGTGGTGTGCCTTAGGGATTGCAGGAAGATAGAGCCCCTGGCACCAGACCCGGTGGATAGGCTGAGGTTCGCGGGTAGGCTCGTTAAGGCTGGAATAAACGTTTCCCTATTCATAAGGCCAATAATACCCGGTATAACCGATAGGGACGCCCGCGAAATACTGTCAATGGCGAGGGAGCTTGGTGTGAGGTCTGTGGTGCTTGGTACGCTTAGGGTTACCGCGGGCATCTATGAGAGGCTTAGGGCCGTTAGTATTGACCTAAGCCTTAGACTACCAGGTAGTAAGTTGGGTAAGGAGCAGGTACCAATTAGAGCCAGGGATTTGAAGGATAAAATATCGTCAATCGCCCGTGGGATGGGCTTTAGGGTTTATGAGTCAGCATGTGGAGCTAATATCGAGGCTTCTGGACTGGGGTGTTACGCCTGTAAGTGGGGGCCTTGTGGTGATATGAGTAAGTTGCCTAATATGGACGCTAATGAGGTTAATGAGTTTATTAAGCACTTAGGTTATTCCGGGCATGTTGAGCAATTAAGGGATAACAGAATCGTTATTAGGCTTGATAGGGGTGATGCACGTAGGGTTGAGGCCTTGCTCAGAGAATTGCTTAGGCGTGAGGTCATTATTAGGGGTTTCGCAAGGCATCGTTGCTTAGGTAGTATATGCAGTGATTTTGATTGA
- a CDS encoding PaREP1 family protein — MQELPKPWFDLDGYRRTRLLEARYEAELARRFLDEGLTRNAAGKAYQAWKALVAAFAAENRDKLKDVFKGVVRLRGNRVINKVDWIIALMPSNALKRVSQVIGGDINVYTNLAIMLHQYQYNGPDKQGILSQYWDDESAKADIVQLLSVIDRLLREKGI; from the coding sequence ATGCAGGAGTTGCCTAAGCCTTGGTTTGACCTTGATGGTTATAGGAGGACTAGGTTGCTTGAGGCTAGGTATGAGGCTGAGTTGGCTAGGAGGTTCCTTGATGAAGGGTTGACTAGGAACGCGGCTGGCAAGGCTTATCAAGCATGGAAGGCTCTTGTGGCTGCATTTGCGGCTGAGAATAGAGATAAGCTTAAGGATGTATTTAAGGGTGTGGTTAGGCTGAGGGGCAATAGGGTTATTAATAAGGTTGACTGGATCATCGCCTTAATGCCAAGCAATGCGCTGAAGCGGGTATCGCAGGTGATAGGCGGTGACATTAATGTATATACAAACCTAGCAATAATGCTTCATCAGTATCAATACAATGGGCCGGATAAACAGGGAATACTCAGCCAGTACTGGGATGATGAATCGGCTAAGGCGGACATCGTGCAGTTATTAAGCGTTATTGACAGGTTATTACGTGAGAAAGGAATCTAA
- a CDS encoding DMT family transporter codes for MIIEDLPALLTAVIWAWASIMYGDFMKRMHPLTVNFLRMLYASVVLLIPAMVLGLNYGAIWGSLSGLLSLVIGDSLYLFSINYSGVSIAAPASYTYIPLTVLFAVFLGEPLTITKLMASILLIPGVYLLSRGGGSRREIKGLFLGLAAAVAWSAGQTMIKIADIAGLNPISIAFTRVAAAGIVLFMVNRLTGSNIAKAVRETVRSYLPIIAVLDLGLGVALFALSMDLIGLGLTVILTGSMPLIAQVMSSIMGRERFSIVKFLGALIIVVAIILVMLSWP; via the coding sequence ATGATTATTGAGGACTTACCTGCATTATTAACAGCCGTTATCTGGGCCTGGGCATCAATAATGTATGGAGACTTCATGAAGAGGATGCACCCATTGACGGTGAACTTCCTCAGGATGCTTTATGCCTCAGTAGTACTCCTAATCCCGGCAATGGTGCTGGGGCTTAATTACGGAGCCATATGGGGCTCCCTGAGCGGCTTGCTTTCGCTCGTCATTGGCGACTCACTATACCTATTCTCAATAAACTACTCAGGCGTCTCAATAGCCGCACCAGCATCCTACACCTACATACCATTGACAGTGTTATTCGCGGTATTCCTAGGCGAACCACTGACAATAACGAAGCTAATGGCCAGCATATTATTAATACCTGGCGTCTACCTACTATCCCGCGGTGGTGGTTCAAGGAGGGAAATTAAGGGTTTATTCCTCGGGCTCGCCGCGGCCGTTGCATGGTCGGCGGGTCAAACAATGATTAAGATTGCCGATATTGCTGGGTTAAATCCCATTTCCATAGCCTTCACGAGGGTTGCAGCGGCCGGTATCGTACTATTCATGGTTAATCGCCTCACAGGAAGTAACATTGCTAAGGCCGTTAGGGAGACGGTACGTAGTTACTTACCCATTATCGCCGTACTTGACCTGGGCCTTGGCGTTGCCCTGTTCGCCCTTTCAATGGATTTAATAGGCCTTGGGCTTACTGTGATACTGACGGGCTCCATGCCGTTGATAGCGCAGGTCATGTCAAGCATCATGGGTAGGGAGAGGTTCAGTATTGTTAAGTTCCTCGGTGCATTAATAATAGTGGTGGCAATAATACTAGTAATGTTGAGTTGGCCCTAA
- a CDS encoding indolepyruvate ferredoxin oxidoreductase subunit alpha, whose product MAQRKPAEELRKYIRVIDDQDICIGCGACVSVCPYQAWELDENGKARLIWDLCYDDFSCIPVCPVNCIWKTPESPETARKKDGWYRFSHELTPEEQKVFEEWAQKYGITGKPAKTS is encoded by the coding sequence ATGGCTCAGAGAAAGCCTGCTGAGGAGCTAAGGAAGTACATAAGGGTTATTGATGATCAGGACATATGTATTGGCTGTGGTGCGTGCGTAAGTGTGTGCCCATACCAGGCATGGGAGCTTGATGAGAATGGTAAGGCGAGGCTAATATGGGACCTATGTTATGATGATTTCTCCTGCATACCCGTATGCCCAGTGAACTGCATATGGAAGACCCCCGAATCACCTGAGACCGCGAGGAAGAAGGATGGGTGGTATAGGTTCAGTCATGAGTTAACGCCAGAGGAGCAAAAGGTATTTGAGGAGTGGGCTCAGAAGTACGGGATAACAGGTAAACCAGCTAAAACATCATGA
- the narJ gene encoding nitrate reductase molybdenum cofactor assembly chaperone, protein MNRQSILELIADLLEYPTARLISDLKLMSVNDGYGIGEIEIFIREVLSRDLYYLQEIYVETFDMSSKTNLYLSYHVYGDRSKRGLFLASLMELYNKYGFNYNRSELPDYIPTILRFIAKCNNKCIKDTQFKHLVNILSDVIDKIRKNMPQENPYIHLLNAVKIMLSEIER, encoded by the coding sequence ATGAATAGGCAGTCGATCCTTGAATTAATCGCGGATCTGCTCGAATACCCAACGGCTAGGTTAATTAGTGATTTAAAATTAATGAGCGTCAATGATGGTTATGGTATTGGGGAGATTGAAATTTTCATAAGGGAGGTATTAAGCCGTGATCTTTACTATTTGCAAGAAATTTACGTGGAAACCTTCGACATGTCAAGTAAAACTAATCTTTACCTATCATACCACGTTTATGGCGATAGAAGTAAGAGGGGTTTGTTCCTGGCAAGCTTAATGGAGCTTTACAATAAGTATGGATTTAATTATAACAGGAGTGAATTACCCGACTACATACCAACAATACTTAGGTTCATAGCAAAATGCAACAATAAATGCATAAAGGATACCCAGTTCAAGCATTTAGTAAATATACTAAGCGATGTCATTGATAAAATAAGGAAGAACATGCCCCAGGAAAATCCTTACATCCACCTTCTCAATGCCGTGAAGATCATGCTAAGTGAAATTGAGCGATGA
- the narH gene encoding nitrate reductase subunit beta, with protein sequence MRVLAHISMVMNLDKCIGCHTCSITCKNTWTNRPGAEYMWWNNVETRPGIGYPRRWEDQERYKGGWELRNGRLRLRIGGKISRLLRIFYNPYLPTIDDYYEPWTYDYERLIESEQGEQPVAKPRSLITGDEVEVRWGPNWDDDLAGSPEIASQDPNLASLEEEIKLEFERTFMFYLPRICNHCLNAPCVAACPSGAIYKREEDGIVLVDQGRCRGWRFCVSACPYKKVYFNWQTHKAEKCTFCYPRIENGLPTVCSETCVGRIRYIGILLYDADSVLKAASEPDPKKLVDAQLSIILDPSDPEVIKLAKDNGIWDDWIEAAQRSPTYKLVKKWRIAFPLHPEYRTLPMVFYVPPLSPVLRLFGGEELGEVAPEDVFPKIDSLRIPIKYLASMFTAGNEELIRNALKRLLAMRIYMRSLELKSPNKDALKEVGLTEQDVLEMYRLLAIAKYEDRFVIPKSHKENMLNAYSEQGMCGYDQFKEAVPELRNQFISNGKIKIRISREAFNE encoded by the coding sequence ATGAGGGTCCTGGCCCACATCTCCATGGTCATGAACCTCGATAAGTGCATTGGCTGCCATACGTGTAGTATAACGTGCAAGAATACCTGGACTAATAGACCGGGTGCGGAGTACATGTGGTGGAATAATGTCGAGACAAGGCCGGGTATTGGGTATCCGAGGCGTTGGGAGGATCAGGAGAGATATAAGGGTGGTTGGGAGTTGAGAAATGGAAGGCTTAGGCTTAGGATTGGCGGTAAGATCTCAAGATTGCTGAGGATATTCTATAACCCATACCTACCTACTATTGATGATTATTACGAGCCTTGGACCTATGATTATGAACGACTAATAGAGTCTGAACAGGGTGAGCAACCTGTTGCTAAACCAAGGTCATTAATAACAGGTGATGAAGTGGAGGTTAGGTGGGGTCCTAATTGGGATGATGACCTTGCAGGCTCACCGGAAATAGCGTCCCAAGACCCTAATTTGGCAAGTCTTGAGGAGGAGATTAAACTTGAGTTTGAGCGGACGTTCATGTTCTACCTGCCCAGGATATGCAATCATTGCCTTAACGCGCCATGCGTTGCCGCATGCCCGTCAGGCGCCATCTATAAGAGGGAGGAGGATGGCATTGTGCTTGTTGACCAGGGAAGATGCCGCGGTTGGAGATTCTGCGTATCGGCATGCCCGTACAAAAAGGTATACTTTAATTGGCAGACCCATAAGGCTGAGAAGTGCACATTCTGCTACCCAAGGATTGAGAATGGACTACCTACGGTATGCTCGGAAACATGCGTTGGCAGGATTAGGTATATTGGAATATTGCTTTATGATGCCGATTCCGTACTGAAGGCGGCCTCTGAACCCGACCCAAAGAAATTGGTGGATGCTCAATTATCGATAATACTTGATCCAAGTGATCCGGAGGTTATAAAGTTGGCTAAGGATAATGGTATTTGGGATGATTGGATAGAGGCTGCCCAAAGATCACCAACCTATAAGCTCGTTAAAAAGTGGCGCATAGCCTTCCCACTACACCCGGAGTATAGGACCCTACCCATGGTATTTTACGTACCACCACTAAGCCCCGTGCTCAGGCTGTTTGGTGGTGAGGAGTTAGGTGAGGTAGCGCCGGAGGATGTATTTCCGAAAATTGATTCATTAAGGATACCCATTAAGTACTTAGCAAGCATGTTTACTGCGGGCAATGAGGAGTTAATACGTAATGCCCTTAAGAGGTTATTGGCGATGAGGATCTACATGAGGAGCCTTGAGCTTAAAAGCCCTAATAAGGATGCGCTTAAGGAGGTTGGATTAACGGAGCAAGACGTACTTGAAATGTATAGGCTGTTGGCTATTGCTAAGTATGAGGATAGGTTCGTAATACCTAAGTCACATAAGGAGAACATGCTTAATGCCTATTCGGAGCAGGGTATGTGTGGGTATGATCAGTTTAAGGAGGCTGTGCCTGAATTAAGAAATCAATTTATTAGTAATGGTAAGATAAAGATAAGAATCAGTAGGGAGGCCTTCAATGAATAG
- a CDS encoding nitrate reductase subunit alpha, producing the protein MPKANFIKEVFRHFLPRERFNNGWSELDNADRAWEDLYRNRWQYDKVVRSTHGVNCTGSCSWRVYVKDGIVVWEHQAVDYPTNGPNMPEYEPRGCPRGASFSWYIYSPLRIKHPYVRGELMRLWREAISKTGDPVRAWEYIVTNPGLASRYKSARGKGGFVRASWDEVLELISAALIYTIRTYGPDRIFGFTPIPAMSMVSFSSGSRFLELIGGVMLSFYDWYADLPIASPQVWGEQTDVHESADWFNSMYIIVWGTNIAMTRTPDAHFLAEARYRGTKVVVVTTDYTDVTKFADLWIAPKPGTDAALAMSMIHVILREFYVDRQVDYFINYVKRYTDLPFLVVLERSGDSYIPGRFLRASDLGLNVPNAEWKTVVLDLNTKQLAIPNGSIGFRWSNEGRWNLKLEDSITGKPIDPALTLLGMHDDIVLVQTYVFDDKGPIPIIRGVPVKRLSIGNKDLLVTTVYDLLLAHVGVNRGLPGDYPSSYDDPKPFTPAWQEMITGVDRKVAIRVAREFARNAELTGGRSMVIVGSGINHWYHSDLIYRAIITMLMLLGTIGVNGGGWAHYVGQEKVRPLDSWSHIAFAQDWVRPPRLQNTTSWSYIHSDQYRYEDLSMGKVAVNPEYEHPVDYNVIAVKNGWLPFYPQFNINPIRLYDEATKAGARSDEEVIKYVKEGLTRGNIRFAVEDPDAPENFPRVLFMWRANFLASSGKGHEYVLKHLLGTDNSVMAKEGLIKPKLVNWREPAPIGKLDLVVTIDFRMSTSALYSDIVLPAATWYEKNDLSTTDLHPFIHPFNQAIPPPWEAKADWDIFVALAKKFSEMACKYLGKVKDVIAVPLLHDTPGELGNRSGPNIVIVERDYCDVYHKMITLGPLIKDSIGAKGITWSAREEYEGVGRLNGIDEHGHPLLVRDYQVAEAILHLSSTTNGEASYKAYKALSGRVGIDLTHIVENQREVVIHFSDLSYQPRRVLRTPIWSGKESEERPYTPFALNVEDLVPWRTLTGRQHVYLDHEWIIEFGEQLPTYKPPVVQVPFNSGEGPSISGKYLVARYLTPHGKWQIHSTYMDNQIMLTLFRGGPVIWINSDDAKEVGIKDNDWVEVINRNGVIVARAVTSIRVPRGTVIMYHAQERTVNVGRSKLTNRPGGTHNSATRVRVKPTHMIGGYAQLSWAVNYYGPVGTQRDEVVIIRRLG; encoded by the coding sequence ATGCCTAAGGCCAACTTCATTAAGGAGGTCTTCAGGCACTTCCTGCCCAGAGAGAGGTTTAACAATGGATGGAGTGAGTTGGATAATGCGGATAGGGCTTGGGAGGACCTGTACAGGAATCGCTGGCAGTATGATAAGGTGGTTAGGTCGACACACGGCGTTAACTGCACAGGTTCATGTAGCTGGAGGGTCTATGTTAAGGATGGTATAGTGGTTTGGGAGCATCAGGCGGTTGATTACCCAACCAATGGACCAAACATGCCTGAGTACGAGCCGAGGGGCTGCCCGAGGGGTGCGTCATTCTCGTGGTACATATACAGCCCATTACGTATCAAGCATCCATACGTTAGGGGTGAGCTCATGAGGCTATGGAGGGAGGCGATATCGAAGACAGGGGATCCCGTGAGGGCTTGGGAGTACATAGTCACAAACCCAGGGTTAGCCAGTAGGTATAAGTCAGCTAGGGGTAAGGGCGGCTTTGTTAGGGCTTCCTGGGATGAGGTCCTCGAATTAATATCGGCGGCGCTGATATACACAATAAGGACCTACGGGCCAGATAGAATATTTGGCTTCACGCCAATACCCGCAATGTCCATGGTAAGCTTCTCATCTGGGTCGAGATTCCTTGAGTTAATAGGTGGTGTGATGCTAAGCTTTTATGATTGGTATGCGGACCTACCAATCGCGTCACCACAGGTATGGGGTGAGCAGACTGACGTGCATGAGAGTGCTGATTGGTTCAACTCAATGTACATAATTGTCTGGGGCACGAACATAGCCATGACGAGGACCCCAGACGCCCACTTCCTAGCTGAGGCCAGGTATAGAGGTACGAAGGTGGTCGTTGTGACCACGGATTATACCGACGTTACAAAATTCGCAGACTTATGGATAGCGCCTAAGCCCGGCACTGATGCTGCCTTGGCTATGTCGATGATTCACGTCATATTGAGGGAGTTCTACGTGGATAGGCAGGTGGATTACTTCATAAACTACGTTAAGAGGTATACAGACTTACCGTTCTTAGTAGTATTAGAGAGGAGTGGAGATTCCTACATACCGGGTAGGTTTCTGAGGGCTTCAGACTTAGGGCTGAATGTACCAAATGCGGAGTGGAAGACCGTAGTCCTTGACTTAAATACTAAGCAGTTAGCTATCCCCAATGGTAGTATTGGATTTAGGTGGAGTAATGAGGGTAGGTGGAACCTTAAGCTCGAGGACTCAATAACGGGTAAACCCATAGATCCTGCGTTAACATTATTGGGCATGCATGATGATATAGTATTGGTTCAGACCTACGTTTTTGATGATAAGGGGCCAATACCAATCATCAGGGGAGTTCCCGTTAAGAGATTGAGTATTGGTAATAAGGACTTACTGGTCACGACTGTCTACGACCTACTGCTTGCCCATGTAGGTGTCAACAGGGGCTTACCTGGTGATTATCCATCAAGTTATGATGATCCTAAGCCATTTACGCCGGCTTGGCAGGAGATGATAACGGGTGTTGATAGGAAGGTTGCAATTAGGGTTGCGAGGGAGTTCGCTAGGAATGCTGAGTTGACTGGGGGTAGGTCTATGGTCATCGTAGGCTCAGGCATTAACCATTGGTACCACTCAGACCTCATTTATAGAGCGATAATAACAATGCTTATGCTGCTCGGAACCATAGGTGTTAATGGAGGTGGCTGGGCGCACTACGTGGGTCAAGAGAAGGTTAGGCCCCTTGATTCCTGGTCCCACATAGCCTTCGCCCAGGATTGGGTTAGACCACCAAGGCTCCAGAACACCACGTCATGGTCCTACATACACAGTGACCAATATAGGTATGAGGACCTAAGCATGGGTAAGGTTGCCGTTAACCCCGAGTATGAGCATCCAGTGGACTATAACGTTATTGCGGTCAAGAATGGGTGGTTACCATTCTATCCACAGTTCAACATCAATCCAATAAGACTCTATGATGAAGCCACCAAGGCTGGGGCAAGGAGTGATGAGGAGGTTATTAAGTACGTAAAGGAAGGACTTACGAGGGGTAACATAAGGTTCGCTGTCGAGGATCCCGACGCACCGGAAAACTTCCCAAGGGTATTATTCATGTGGAGGGCTAACTTCCTCGCCTCGAGTGGTAAGGGTCATGAGTACGTACTCAAGCACCTACTAGGCACAGATAATTCGGTGATGGCTAAGGAGGGATTGATAAAGCCTAAGCTCGTCAATTGGCGTGAACCCGCACCCATAGGAAAGCTTGACTTAGTGGTCACGATTGACTTCAGGATGAGCACATCAGCGCTATACTCAGACATAGTGCTACCTGCGGCGACCTGGTATGAGAAGAATGACCTAAGCACCACGGACCTACATCCGTTTATACATCCATTTAACCAGGCCATACCACCACCCTGGGAGGCTAAGGCTGATTGGGACATATTCGTGGCGTTAGCCAAGAAATTCAGTGAGATGGCGTGCAAATACCTAGGCAAGGTCAAGGATGTGATTGCTGTACCGTTACTGCATGATACGCCTGGTGAACTGGGCAATAGGTCTGGCCCGAACATTGTTATTGTTGAGCGTGATTACTGCGATGTGTACCATAAGATGATCACACTTGGTCCCCTAATTAAGGATTCAATAGGTGCTAAGGGTATTACGTGGAGTGCCAGGGAGGAGTATGAGGGAGTCGGTAGACTTAATGGGATTGACGAGCACGGTCACCCACTATTGGTTAGGGATTATCAGGTTGCTGAGGCAATACTGCATTTATCTAGTACGACTAATGGCGAGGCATCGTATAAGGCATACAAGGCGCTTAGTGGTAGGGTTGGTATTGACTTAACGCATATTGTGGAAAATCAAAGAGAGGTGGTGATACATTTCAGTGATCTATCCTACCAACCAAGGAGGGTGTTAAGGACACCTATTTGGAGCGGTAAGGAATCTGAGGAGAGGCCATATACGCCATTTGCATTAAATGTGGAGGACTTAGTGCCTTGGAGGACGTTGACGGGTAGGCAGCACGTGTACCTGGATCATGAGTGGATCATAGAGTTTGGGGAGCAGCTACCGACGTATAAACCTCCCGTTGTCCAGGTACCGTTTAATAGCGGTGAGGGACCTAGCATTAGTGGTAAGTACTTGGTTGCACGTTACTTGACGCCGCATGGTAAGTGGCAGATACACTCAACATACATGGATAATCAAATAATGCTAACGCTATTTAGAGGGGGTCCCGTTATTTGGATTAATAGCGATGATGCGAAGGAGGTGGGTATTAAGGATAATGATTGGGTCGAGGTGATTAATAGGAATGGTGTAATCGTGGCTAGGGCTGTCACGTCGATAAGAGTTCCGAGGGGTACCGTGATCATGTATCATGCCCAAGAGAGGACTGTGAATGTCGGTAGGTCCAAACTGACTAATAGGCCGGGTGGTACCCATAACAGTGCCACTAGGGTTAGGGTTAAGCCGACGCACATGATCGGTGGTTATGCCCAATTAAGTTGGGCGGTTAATTACTACGGCCCAGTCGGTACCCAGAGAGATGAGGTTGTGATAATTAGGAGGTTGGGGTGA
- the narI gene encoding respiratory nitrate reductase subunit gamma, with protein sequence MVTPLDEVLWVSLPYIVIVVFIGGHVYRYAVDQYAWTSKSSELLEKRWLNIGSQLFHWGILIVILGHIVGLLVPPSVTQAMGIASEEYHKVAIVLGGVSGLVAYFGAWILFLRRLLIPRVRKTSDVTDILVLVLILIIMSLGLYNTLIYDIFVHPFPYRSTIGAWLRSVLILQPNSNYMVGVPITFQLHIIFAYILFLVWPFTRLVHVWSYPIFYLRRAWIIYRRARRPEVIVHA encoded by the coding sequence ATGGTAACGCCGCTTGACGAGGTTCTTTGGGTCTCTCTTCCCTACATAGTCATTGTGGTCTTCATTGGGGGTCACGTGTATCGGTATGCGGTTGACCAGTATGCATGGACATCAAAGTCCAGTGAATTGCTTGAGAAGCGTTGGTTGAACATTGGTTCTCAGCTCTTCCACTGGGGCATACTAATTGTGATCCTTGGCCACATAGTGGGTCTACTCGTGCCGCCCAGCGTTACCCAGGCCATGGGGATAGCTAGTGAGGAGTATCATAAGGTCGCCATAGTACTGGGCGGTGTGTCAGGACTTGTTGCTTATTTCGGTGCCTGGATACTCTTCCTGAGGAGGCTCCTCATACCCAGGGTTAGGAAGACCAGTGATGTCACTGACATACTCGTGCTTGTGCTAATACTGATAATCATGTCTCTCGGGCTCTACAACACGCTGATATACGACATATTCGTACACCCATTCCCCTACAGGTCAACTATTGGCGCGTGGTTGAGGTCTGTCCTCATACTACAGCCCAACTCCAACTATATGGTTGGCGTGCCAATAACGTTCCAGCTCCACATAATCTTCGCGTACATACTATTCCTCGTGTGGCCATTCACCAGGTTAGTCCACGTGTGGAGCTACCCAATATTCTATCTGAGGAGGGCTTGGATAATATACAGAAGGGCCAGGAGGCCCGAGGTGATTGTCCATGCCTAA